One Ostrea edulis chromosome 6, xbOstEdul1.1, whole genome shotgun sequence genomic window, TTAATGTTATGATTACAAGTATTGACATTTCAAAatgcatattttacatgtagcaGTTTTTATTGTCCTTTTCCAGGCTAGGAAaaacattatattgaaattaatttgaCTTAGATTAATGAAATTGCTTACAATTTTCAAGAAATATACAAATTGAAATTATCATGAGAAAGACTCTCCCTTGTATCGTTTTCTATCACATTAAATTCGTGAAATGGGTCGTTATCATTTCATTCACATACTAgtaacatatattttaaaagaatgcaatattgtacatatcagtCCTCGATCTCCAGAGTTCGTTGCATTGGCACCGTCTTTATCTAGAGGCGAGCTCCTTTTCTGCCTTTTCCTTTTCGAGggcttcttttttctttttcttctcgTGTTCCTTTTTTTCATTTGTCTTCTTAAATAACCGCGCCGCAAAAACAATGCAAAGTATCTGAaaatgaaggtgaagataacgaacagtgatcaatctcataactcctataagcaatacaaaatagagagttgggcaaacacggacccctgggcacatcagaggtgggatcaggtgccgaggaggagtaagcatcccctgtcgaccggtcacacccgccgtgagccctatatcttgatcaggcaaaccgagttacccgtagtcaaaatcagtgtgtcaaggacggcctaacaatcggtatgaaacacgtcagataccATTTgccctaatgataggttgtattaacgaactagataattataacgaccatagaatttgcgaagtgctgacttcaatcgagattgtagaaacccttgtaccattaacttgtttgtcagtagcttgcctcgatttaaaaactgactatacgcaaaacaagctcttgcatatcgaatcagttgagagatataaacaccatatgcaggtgataatggaagaTTGCTACATAAAGaaggaaagttgacgatggagaagctgaaatcatcccgtttgtcatacagttgagttgtcagtttgccattaatgtctactttcaatagaatatcgaagtatgaagcagaagtggacgaatctgtggtgtattttattccgagctcacagggataaatcgagtcgacatatgaatgaaagttattattaatagacaaaacgtcgtcgatatatctaaatgtcgaattgcaAGAGATGTCGAAttgcaagagattttttcttcttgcgTTTTTGAacaacttctgcttcatataaatatagaaacagatcagctaacgaaggagcacaatccgtgcccttgggaattccaacagactgttggaagacctgatcaccaaagaccacgaagatattatcaatgagaaactctatcaattttgaaaaaatatgaaaactgaACCTTTTTTCTAGTCACATATAGCcaacaaaatcaaaatagaaCATTCCAAAGCAACACCATTTAACTGTATTTAATCGGTAGCActgtccttgacctttgaatgAACTAATGAGTACGTACTTCCATGACAACTAGTCCCCCGACTGCCGACAACGTGAGGATACTTATGCTGTGATACCATTCTTTCAGGACTTCGATACAGCCCTGCCAAAATAAACGTCATTCTGATCTACTATGAAGCGATACAGCCCTGCCAAAATAAACGTCATTCTGCCAAAATAAACGTCATTCTGAATTGATCTAATATTAAGATTGGTGTAAATGCAGAATGCAAAATGTGTGATATTCTAAAAACAAGTAATCataagcagatttttcaatttaaaagttaattctgaacacaattaaatagtttctagtgtttagcacatctcattttgttttaaacatgctattttctataaagcaatctacagtatatgtaaacaaaaacatggcacgagccttatttacataacaaaaaattgtgagtgctgtaccTCACGTGTAACTCAAGAacttatattcaaatttttgttgaccattagaaatactttaattaaacattataaataataaaaatggaaaaataaaatttggatttttttaaaagctcAAATCGTGTCAGTGCCCCTTTAATATGCTTTAATATTTTGAGAGGAGACCAGTCTACCAGTGCCGCTCAGGTCTTTTGAGGGGAATTGAATAGACTGTAGAAAGTGAGGTAATCCCCGAAAGGCAAATTGGAGGAATGatatatatcattgtattaTATATCTAATGCTATTTCAGattaatttcaaaaatacaaaatagtctttatttttcatttatcatatTACCTATGTCGTTGACATCCTATGTACCTGTATCCTACTTACATGATATAGATATTGAGTGTCACCATGGGCGCCTGGGTCATTGCACTATACTAAACCCAGATGTAAagaatggaggaaattcgaactatGAATAGATATATGGTgtctaattttacattttttttaatgtttcaaGAAGTTTAACTTACATGCGTCGATCACTACCAAAGAATTCatactaatttatccacgttttgaAACTGATTCTTAACACGTACAtgcttttatacatgtatatcgcttgggttcgaattgacAATTAAAGAGTAAAATGACTCTTGTATAGTAATTAGGcccccaagcgatataattccatgtgattcataatatatatgaaaatatacttTGTTATACACCTACAAAGATTTCTTATATAAAACTAACAAGATTTAGAAGtaacatttttaatgttaaaccAATTCTCACACTCGTggtctattgaccggtcaacagttttGACCGGGCAATAGTCTGCTTTATTTCTATTGGCTATGTAAGTCACGTGGTTCTCGGTCTGCTGCCTTGTTTACGTAATGGAGAGGTTCACTGATTTGACAGATGAAAATACAGAATTGATTACATGGAACGTAGAACAGAAACacgaaaaatgtaattattgactATTAATTAGGATATATACGTAGGTTTTCTTTTAAACCAATGGACGCgttgataaatgtatacaattCCTCTGTCATGTTAAAAGTTCGAAGTCAACAAATCATGTGCATCTAGTAAAACATCCTAAAAATTGAAAGTGtctaacaaaacagttatagactgtgtcctcggacaacagGTGTTTCGTTTGACCCTGGAACGGATATGTTGCCCTCGGCCTACGTCTTCGGGCAATAGATCCGTtttcgggtcaaacaaaacagctgttgtcctcgaacccagtcacttctcattaccagctcgttggggttatcgcgctttgatgactcttgtgcgtcattggtaagaaattgcacaaatctcgcgagcaagtgcgagattactggaaCATAAACGGAACGAAACGTACAtagcacccccacccccttttttaagagttaaaatacatggtgtatttttaaataaaattaccattagtcaaactgcatttttcaaatattctaacactatctTATTAAAGATGTTGCATGTTTCTTAAttaaactccaccacacctatttaaaaaattccaaacaacgatgttcttTGGAGATCaaagtccatcaatattttgtaattttcaaattagcttagatgcagtttggaaacgcattaggtgtgttaattagtgttataaacgtctttaaaaaatgcagtgtggcacatacatacatgttctaaaatatggagatttacggggggggggggggggggggtgtgggggggtgggggtggggtgggggttacgattacaaagtccatgccatatgaacctgtcctaattgtatgataaaatagaatatcttcatagtctgacggaataactttaaaaacatattaatcacattaattacaagaaactgtcttgtgttggatgtgcatataggtttttcccCTCACAGTTCgtgcgattgatgctttatatcggcacggtcagatttggcaaattTAGTAGCTTCTCTCCCTCATATAGTTTGATAAGATTGTCTGTTTTCttttaagaataatcaattcctaaatttgactttagaattttaatcagtgttgtggtttgcagtcggttatgatatgtattcgataccataattcatattacgtatgcctaagtataatgtatttacattatgttgtcccggtagcacgactttacgcgcctttaatttgaagagttccactaatggaaataaTAAGTAACATACCACATTTGACGATCTTTAGCGTCTGTTACCTTGCGATTTTTTCTGACTTTacaatgaattcaatttttgatgacaaaatgacagctattGGGTAACTAAAGAAAAACACATTTTCGTGAAAAATAGTCTGACTAATttcaataacctgtaatttgatatatatcaaGAATACTCAAACGTTCGGAAAACCTGTTTGTACGTACACAAATTTCATTTCCGATTAAAACTTTTGTCCCAGGATGACCTCcgtcgtcggatacccacgacTGATCATCATGACGAgcagaagacgagatcagccgtgggtatacGACGATGGATGACCTCATATTTAAAGCCTATTTGAAAAGGTCACAATTTCACTCAATTCCATGAGCGGTTGCTATgattagaaaattaaaaaaataaataaaaaataaaaaagataatttaattttaaaaaaaacttgaattgaAAACACACACGAGAGAATTACAAGGTACATGTCGGAAAGCTTAGAAATGCATAATATTATGTCACACATAATGGATCCTGTCATTGCAAACCTGTTTTATTCGTATCGAGTCTTTCTCCTATAGATTTTTCATATACTCACTCTTTTATGCCAAAAGCCCGAGGTCATCGTATGGCACAGTAATGTGTTGGTGGGCTCTGGAGTTGTcgggtttttttctttcaacaCACAACAACTGTTGGGAACGGCTTGCTTTTTCTACAATTCACATCCATTTGTCAGCCAGATCACAAATTTTGGAATGAACATATTATATTACTCAGTATCGATCAGCAGAGTTTTGTAAGTTCTACTTTTTgctacatttttatattttttgcggcgataatttctctgaaatgtgtggattccctgtcaaTTAATCTCATCTCTCTTTCGATTTATATAATCCTTTTTCTAAAGCTTActaaaagcgtgaaacgattacataaatcgaaagacaggaaatccacacatttcagagaaattatcgccgaaaaaaattaacaaaaaaggagggggggggggtaagtaatatccatacttcaggtgcttgTGTACTTACATCTGTGGTTGTTGCATTTTTCCACGAACTCAGTTTATAGTCGTCTGCACCTTCGCACCCACAACATTCAGCCTTGAAAacatttctatatattgatcTATGATTATCATTCCCCTATAGGGATAAAGTTGTAAAATATCACTAAACTATGGAACGCCAAcattaacatatacatgtacatcaaataattgaagattaTCGCGCGAAGCAAAATgaatttcggatttcaaatacttttaaaat contains:
- the LOC125648440 gene encoding tetraspanin-18-like, yielding MDGSLVATAWDTIQVMAECCGCEGADDYKLSSWKNATTTDKKQAVPNSCCVLKEKNPTTPEPTNTLLCHTMTSGFWHKRGCIEVLKEWYHSISILTLSAVGGLVVMEILCIVFAARLFKKTNEKKEHEKKKKKEALEKEKAEKELASR